A region of the Candidatus Zixiibacteriota bacterium genome:
TGCCGGTTGTATCGTGGTAGTCCTTGAGTTGCTGGAACGATGAAGCCAGCGCATCGGTAGTGATGATCAGCATGTCGTATGACTTGGTTCCGGATTTGGCGGCCGCGTAGTAACTGTCGGCGGCATCCGGATTGTCGACTTTAGCGCGAATGGCGAGATCATCCTCGGGTAAACCACGGAACAGGTCGGAGCTCTTTCCGGCGTTCTGGGTGGTAACGGTCACCGTCAGTTTAGGATAAAAATACAGCTCACCTTTATCGGGAATATATTCCACCGGGGTGAGTTTCAGGACCAGATACGGGTATCCACGGAATTCCTGCACACCGATCTCTTCATATCGGTTTTCGGGAATCACCGTATTCAAAGAATAAACCTTGGGATCGGGAGTCGGCGGTTTCTGCGCACTCGGTCCGAGCGAGATCGGAGTCGGCGCCGCCACCGGTTCGACGTTCAAACCGGTAGCAACCAGTTCACGAACCGATCCCGTAACATCGACCGAGACTACTTCCGCACCAAGCGGGAGCAGAATCTCAGCACCGCGCGCCGGGAGTGAGGGCCAGCCGATTTTACCACCATTGGGAGCGTTTTCGATCTGAACCTGATCAAACGTTCCTCCGATGTTTTGGATCGTCTCGATCCGGGGATACTCGAATTCATAACTGACAGTTATCTGATCGGCCGAAACTGCCGCCGCCAACAGAAAAATCAGGGCGGGTACAAGTGACCGACAACGTTTGAACATTACCAAAGGAGTCACGCTTCACCTCTTTGAGTGCTTGACGATCATTCTTTTCGTTTTCAGGTGCAGGGCAGAATCCAAGCCGGAAGGGAAAAATAATTTTATGGCTTGGAATCGCCAATAACGGTGGCGGTACCAAAGGTGAGACTCAACCGCAGAAACTGAATCCTGTCTTGCACAATACATAATATAGGTCAAAAAGCAAAACCGTCAAGGTAAATGGCGTGGAATACCCTATGAATTAACAAGTTAGGACAACACAACCCGCGTGAAATGATCCGGGTCCGTGTCTCCCTCGGTGTTTAACAACAATATACGGCTCTTAGGGTTGAGGCCGATAGCAGCGCGGGCTGATTCGAGTTTCGGATCGTTGATCAGGGCCAGCAGCGCCGCAAGAGTTGCGGCGCCTGATTCACCCGCCACGATCTGGCGATCATCATCTGAGGGGAAATAATAAGCTCGCATAGCCTGCACCGCCCAGGAGTCATCGATTGCGAGAAAACCATCGAAGGCGTCACGAATAAGCGGCCAGACTACCGGTGAGATATTGGCGCAGTTGAGACCCGCCATAATCGTCTTGAGATTCCCTTTTGACGGAGTCGGGCGTCCCTGGGGATCGGCCGCCGATTCCAGCAAACAGGCTGATTCGGTCGGTTCCACACAGATTAGTTTGGCGGTACTTTTCCCCGGTCCATGACGATAGTACCAGGCGCCACAAGCGGCCAGGGTGCCGACGCCGCCGGGGATAAAAATCAAATCGAACGACGTCTGTCCCGCGGTTACTCCTTTGATTTCATCGAACAGCGTGATATATCCGGCGGAGACATCACGCGGAATCTCCTCGTATCCGGGCCATGAGGTATCGGATATAATCTGCCAGCCGTTCTGCTGAGCGCTGGATATGGCGGCTTTGACGGCATCGTCATAGCAGCCGTCGACTACAGTTACCCGGGCTCCTTCACGGCGGATGTTATCGATCCGCGCCGGGACGGTATCGCTCGGTACGAAGATCGCCGAGTACTGGCGCATGATTCGGGCGATATGGGCTACAGCCCGGCCATGGTTGCCGTCGGTAGCAGTACAAAACGTGTGCAGACCCGCCGGGACCAGTCGTCGGTTGCGGTAGATATCACCGGGACGGAGACCGGGACGATCCAATTCACGCCGAAGAAAACAATCAATGGCATAGCTCGCACCAAGGATTTTGAACGCCTTGAGACTGAACCGGAAGGACTCATCCTTGACCAGAATTTCCCCCACACCGAGTCGAGCCGCCAGATGCGGCAGCGAGATCAAGGGAGTTGGGCTATAACCCGCCATCGCTTTATGAACCGCACGCACGGCTCCGACCTGAAAAGGCCCGGTAAGCGCAGCCGGCCAGACAGGTTCGGTTTGACGATGCTGGTTCAGAATAAAGCGACTGGTTTGTTCATCGGCATCCATACAGATAAGTACGGCAAAACAGGCCGGTTACTCAAGCAGATTCGCAGCTCAGGATTGATAGTAATCTGATAATAAAACAGAAAATAACCGGCGACCGGTATTGCCTGAAGACACCTTCTTACCCGGAGATTGTCGACAAACCTCAATCGCGGCGGAGACAAGCCCCGCCGCTACGCGTTAAAGAGCCCTAACCTCACATAGCGGGCAGCCTGGTGTCTCCCGTATTACACCCGTATTACAGTTGTGGCTCAACGAATATCCAGGAGTATGACTTTTTCAATCTCCCCCCAAAGTCCCCCGGTACACCAAAGGACGTCTGCCGTTCATGAATGTCTTTATGAGATGATTATGGACAGGGGACAAGATCGTTGCCCTGTTGGAACATATACGACGTTAGCTTCACCAAATCAGCTATATCAGGTGCGCCCTGTGAACCGTTGACATCGCCGTTTAGCAAACAATCCGGAGCGGAGCCCTGTGAAAACATATAGTCGACCATGAACACCAGGTCCGTTATATCCGGGCCATCACCATTGCCGTTTAAATCACCCCGTAAGGTACAACAACAGGCATCCCCGACGCCGTCCTGATCGCTGTCGCGTTGATCGGTGTTTGCGATAACGACACAATTGTCGCAGACATCGCCGACCTTATCACCATCGCTGTCGGTTTGAGACGGATTATACGTTTGCGGGCAGTTGTCGAGGTAATCGGCATAGCCATCATTGTCGCTGTCGGTACTCCCCCCGACTCGACGCCAAAGCAACTCCTGCACGACTTCTCGTAGAAATACCAGAAGACTATCCTGTGAGTCGCTATAACCGGCCAGACTCAGATGCGAACCCGAGGCCTCACCGTTGAAGTAACGAGTTTGCAGACAATATCGATTGGCTGAGTCCGGGCTCGTTTCGCAGAGATGCTGATAGGAGTTCCATTTCCAGATATTTCGACAGGCCGCATCATCGTGGGTGAAGAATTCATCGCTGTCGAACCAGCTCGCCAGATCGTAGGTTATTTTAGCAACCGAGGAATCATACTGTCCCCGGTCGTTGATACGCAACGGCGTGCCGAACGCCAGCCCGACATTGATTTCCGGATGAGCCGCGATCGAGTCTCGCAGCACCCGGTAAAGGACCCTGATACTGTCCGCCTGGGCCTGGGTCATATATGCCCAGCAATCGTAGGGATTTTTAATCAGGACAAAATCGTATCCGTCAATTTCAGTCACGGGATTGGGGAACGATGAAGGAACCTCGTGAGTGGTAAACATCCTCCAGAACAGGGAGTCTTCCTTGTCCGGCATGAAAAAGAATTTATTGAGAATACCGGCATAGCCGTTCGTGCCCATACCGGTGTTGTCGTTCCAGATGCGCATGCGGTTGCCGGCGGCGCCGTCGAGGTTGTAAGTAAAATTGGAGAAACGATCAAAAGCGCAACCGTTGGAACCATCACCGGGAAGGGTGTCGGATATGGCGGTCGCGACGTAGTCGCCGTTCATGCGATAAGAGCGGAAAACGATCCGGGCGGTATCGGTTTCGGCCACTATCGTCATGGTATCGAGAGTCTCTATGATATTGCGATTATAACCGCCCCAGCAATACCCCTCGACTATTCCGGTTCCGACCGAATAGTGAAT
Encoded here:
- a CDS encoding thrombospondin type 3 repeat-containing protein, with translation MKTTKLWLIIIAALVTTSTVARAGQERISILFIHYSVGTGIVEGYCWGGYNRNIIETLDTMTIVAETDTARIVFRSYRMNGDYVATAISDTLPGDGSNGCAFDRFSNFTYNLDGAAGNRMRIWNDNTGMGTNGYAGILNKFFFMPDKEDSLFWRMFTTHEVPSSFPNPVTEIDGYDFVLIKNPYDCWAYMTQAQADSIRVLYRVLRDSIAAHPEINVGLAFGTPLRINDRGQYDSSVAKITYDLASWFDSDEFFTHDDAACRNIWKWNSYQHLCETSPDSANRYCLQTRYFNGEASGSHLSLAGYSDSQDSLLVFLREVVQELLWRRVGGSTDSDNDGYADYLDNCPQTYNPSQTDSDGDKVGDVCDNCVVIANTDQRDSDQDGVGDACCCTLRGDLNGNGDGPDITDLVFMVDYMFSQGSAPDCLLNGDVNGSQGAPDIADLVKLTSYMFQQGNDLVPCP
- a CDS encoding diaminopropionate ammonia-lyase is translated as MDADEQTSRFILNQHRQTEPVWPAALTGPFQVGAVRAVHKAMAGYSPTPLISLPHLAARLGVGEILVKDESFRFSLKAFKILGASYAIDCFLRRELDRPGLRPGDIYRNRRLVPAGLHTFCTATDGNHGRAVAHIARIMRQYSAIFVPSDTVPARIDNIRREGARVTVVDGCYDDAVKAAISSAQQNGWQIISDTSWPGYEEIPRDVSAGYITLFDEIKGVTAGQTSFDLIFIPGGVGTLAACGAWYYRHGPGKSTAKLICVEPTESACLLESAADPQGRPTPSKGNLKTIMAGLNCANISPVVWPLIRDAFDGFLAIDDSWAVQAMRAYYFPSDDDRQIVAGESGAATLAALLALINDPKLESARAAIGLNPKSRILLLNTEGDTDPDHFTRVVLS